From a single Sinorhizobium sp. RAC02 genomic region:
- a CDS encoding ATP-binding protein, translating to MLTPTLDPASPSMHRRLTFLRSPAALAGGWLLLLIAFGLYSATSHRQLLEHEVSESGRSLQRAISQRVAQHDAHLTSLSALGLAQAQPSQDFDLVARSILRFYPRIVAIDLIRLSPGEEASVVSSATSADGSTVDPAEVARAVVGLASGKAAYGPDDKPGHYRLMKRMNDTMAVSLDIDGAKLVEGEELPRWAALVLSTSKGLLLEVGARQPAASSFLARTVRFEAPVASATQPLRLSLARQVTLPQLLPPLPFALFAAISLAGLVLVRSLLRHRQDAALAREVAEAASRREALRQHETKLAHALRINSMGEMASGIAHELTQPLTALLSQSQAGRRIAAASGLQDTPIDSVLAANVLQAKRAADILVRLRAYVGKSALEAGVHDLGRHVSDIVALSRIDLDRRGIVLDVELPEAPALARIDPVEIEQVIHNLIRNAADAVEQAGRTDGRVLVSLKPGPAESFEIIVSDNGIGIPSDILPRLFEPFFSSKPDGMGLGLSLCESIVERFDGSIAGENGAAGGAVFTVRLPAARETERREEAAE from the coding sequence ATGCTCACCCCGACCCTCGACCCGGCTTCACCTTCGATGCATCGACGCCTGACCTTTCTTCGCTCCCCAGCCGCTCTTGCCGGCGGCTGGCTGCTGCTGCTTATAGCCTTCGGTCTTTATTCGGCGACAAGCCACCGGCAGCTGCTGGAGCATGAGGTGTCGGAAAGCGGTCGGTCGCTGCAACGCGCGATTTCCCAGCGCGTTGCCCAGCATGATGCCCATCTGACGAGCCTGAGCGCCCTTGGCCTCGCGCAAGCGCAGCCGTCGCAGGACTTCGACCTTGTCGCGCGATCGATCCTGCGGTTCTATCCGCGCATCGTCGCCATCGATCTTATCCGCCTGTCGCCGGGCGAGGAGGCGAGCGTGGTGAGTTCGGCGACATCCGCCGACGGTTCGACGGTGGATCCGGCGGAGGTTGCTCGCGCCGTCGTGGGACTTGCATCCGGCAAGGCGGCCTATGGTCCCGATGACAAGCCCGGCCACTATCGTCTCATGAAACGCATGAACGATACGATGGCGGTCAGCCTCGATATCGACGGCGCAAAACTCGTCGAGGGTGAAGAATTGCCGCGCTGGGCCGCGCTGGTGCTTTCGACGTCAAAGGGATTGTTGCTGGAGGTCGGTGCAAGACAGCCGGCGGCATCCTCATTTCTCGCCCGCACCGTTCGTTTCGAAGCGCCGGTCGCGAGCGCCACGCAACCGTTGCGGCTTTCCTTGGCGCGGCAGGTCACGTTGCCGCAGCTTCTTCCTCCGCTGCCTTTCGCCCTGTTTGCCGCGATCTCGCTTGCCGGTCTCGTGCTCGTGCGCTCGCTGCTGCGGCATCGGCAGGATGCGGCCCTTGCCCGGGAGGTGGCGGAGGCCGCGTCCCGGCGGGAGGCGCTGCGCCAGCACGAAACGAAGCTTGCCCATGCGCTGCGCATCAACAGCATGGGCGAAATGGCCTCCGGCATCGCCCATGAACTGACCCAGCCGCTGACGGCATTGCTCAGCCAGAGCCAGGCGGGACGGCGCATCGCGGCGGCGAGCGGCTTGCAGGATACGCCAATCGATAGCGTGCTCGCCGCCAACGTGCTTCAGGCCAAGCGCGCTGCCGATATTCTCGTGCGGCTGCGTGCCTATGTCGGCAAGAGCGCCCTGGAGGCGGGCGTGCATGATCTTGGCCGTCACGTCTCCGATATTGTGGCATTGTCGCGCATCGACCTCGATCGGCGTGGCATCGTGCTTGACGTCGAATTGCCCGAGGCGCCGGCGCTGGCACGGATCGATCCGGTGGAGATCGAGCAGGTGATCCACAATCTCATCCGCAACGCCGCCGATGCGGTGGAGCAGGCCGGCAGGACAGATGGCCGGGTTCTGGTCTCGTTGAAACCGGGGCCGGCGGAAAGTTTCGAGATCATTGTCTCCGACAATGGAATCGGTATTCCCTCCGACATCCTGCCGCGGCTGTTCGAACCGTTCTTCTCCAGCAAGCCGGACGGCATGGGGCTGGGGTTGAGCCTGTGCGAGAGCATCGTCGAGCGCTTCGACGGCAGCATTGCAGGGGAGAACGGGGCAGCGGGTGGCGCGGTCTTCACTGTGCGGCTGCCGGCGGCGCGGGAAACGGAAAGACGAGAGGAAGCAGCGGAATGA
- a CDS encoding LytTR family DNA-binding domain-containing protein has protein sequence MTEIIDLTAIVVDDEPIARRRLSRLLTSIGGVRVVAQAGDVTAAIDAAREHAPDLLLLDVQMPGGDGFDVADALRDNAPAIVFVTAYDHYALPAFSADAVDYLTKPVEEGRLAAALTRVRQRVATRNAAERLTEMTAAFEALRQAVRQEQNGLPPFWVRSRGRLVRVAAAGVTRIDAERDYARIYADGETYLLDETLASLESRLPAEQFIRVHRSTILRTEAIKGFRRGRHGAWAAELRDGSEVRIGRSYLSCMKLVAP, from the coding sequence ATGACGGAAATTATAGATTTGACGGCGATCGTCGTCGATGACGAGCCGATCGCGCGGCGGCGTCTTTCACGCCTGCTGACATCGATCGGCGGCGTGCGTGTGGTCGCGCAAGCGGGTGATGTCACCGCTGCGATAGATGCGGCGCGCGAGCATGCGCCGGATCTTCTGCTTCTCGACGTTCAGATGCCCGGCGGCGATGGTTTCGACGTTGCCGATGCACTCAGGGACAATGCTCCGGCCATCGTCTTCGTCACGGCTTACGACCATTATGCGCTGCCCGCCTTCTCCGCCGATGCGGTGGATTATCTGACGAAGCCGGTGGAGGAGGGCCGCCTTGCCGCGGCGCTCACGCGTGTCCGGCAACGCGTTGCAACGCGCAATGCGGCGGAGCGGCTGACGGAGATGACGGCGGCGTTCGAGGCACTTCGCCAAGCGGTGCGGCAAGAACAGAATGGCCTGCCGCCGTTCTGGGTACGCTCGCGCGGTCGGCTGGTGCGTGTGGCTGCCGCCGGTGTAACGCGCATCGATGCGGAGCGGGACTACGCCCGTATCTATGCGGATGGCGAGACCTACCTGCTCGACGAGACGCTGGCATCGCTCGAAAGCCGGTTGCCGGCGGAGCAGTTCATCCGCGTGCATCGCAGCACGATCCTGCGCACAGAGGCGATCAAGGGGTTTCGCCGAGGGCGGCACGGAGCATGGGCGGCGGAGCTTCGAGACGGCAGTGAGGTGCGCATCGGTCGCAGCTATCTGTCTTGCATGAAGCTGGTGGCGCCGTAG
- a CDS encoding pre-peptidase C-terminal domain-containing protein, producing MSSIPGNTSTNATIIKGQTIKNALTSAGDADWFKAAFSAGLDYGFRLSGDGSGSTLPDPDLYLYDANGNYLEGETNYSSSSMTISFSALAGGTYFVGVKDNGDDFGNYILTWLGNDTIRRDVNTTSTLSQGQTIKSAVDVAGDSDWFKISLKAGLDYGFAVSGDGSGSSLPDTDLFLRDANGNWLAGETNYSSSSYTIAYAASQTGVYFLDVKDNGNDVGNYNLSWVGADTILRNTSTTAVLGTGKSIASAVDVRGDSDWFKVSLKAGISYAFTVTGSGAGGLPDGDIFVRDANGTYLAGETNYSSATGLVTFTPSAGGTYFIEVKDNASDIGKYIVANPSLDTVFNNTKTTSSLLVGRSLSGKIDVQADSDWYGFSVKAGVTYKFTASGTGSDAASGLKLVLRDANGDVISSDSDTSAVIEFTASNTGKVFLDIAGYSSSVKGSFKISAVSNDALLKGTSAADSIMGGDNNTTIYGYAGNDKLSGGGGNDVLVGGTGADGLSGGTGMDIASYKDATSGVVASLANPSLNSGEAKGDTYYSIEGLGGSAHADILVGDNGANLLSGAAGNDKLYGAGGADRLYGGSGADIFMFKSYKDSILTAQDMVYDFSQSQGDKIDLSSIDARTTTAGDQAFTFIGEKAFSNKAGELRYINQKGDTYLYGDINGDGKFDLAIRFDNNIEFTKGDFFL from the coding sequence ATGTCCAGCATTCCCGGCAACACATCGACGAACGCAACCATCATCAAGGGCCAGACCATCAAGAACGCCCTGACATCGGCCGGTGACGCCGACTGGTTCAAGGCCGCCTTTTCCGCAGGGCTCGACTACGGCTTCCGCCTTTCCGGCGACGGTTCCGGCTCCACCCTGCCCGACCCAGACCTCTATCTCTACGACGCCAACGGTAACTACCTTGAAGGCGAAACGAACTACTCCTCCAGCAGCATGACGATCAGCTTCTCGGCGCTTGCCGGCGGCACCTATTTCGTCGGCGTCAAGGACAATGGCGACGACTTCGGCAACTATATCCTCACCTGGCTTGGCAACGACACGATCCGCCGCGACGTCAACACCACCTCTACCCTTTCCCAGGGGCAGACGATCAAGAGCGCGGTGGACGTTGCCGGTGATTCCGACTGGTTCAAGATCAGCCTCAAGGCCGGTCTCGACTATGGCTTCGCCGTATCGGGCGACGGTAGCGGCTCCTCGCTGCCGGACACGGACCTGTTCCTGCGCGACGCCAACGGCAACTGGCTTGCCGGCGAAACGAACTACAGCAGCAGCAGCTATACCATCGCCTATGCGGCTAGCCAGACCGGCGTCTACTTCCTCGACGTCAAGGACAACGGCAACGACGTCGGCAACTATAACCTGAGCTGGGTCGGTGCCGACACCATCCTGCGCAACACATCGACCACCGCCGTGCTCGGCACCGGCAAGAGCATCGCGAGCGCCGTGGACGTGCGAGGCGATTCCGACTGGTTCAAGGTCAGCCTCAAGGCCGGCATCAGCTACGCCTTCACCGTCACCGGCAGCGGCGCAGGCGGCCTCCCGGACGGCGACATCTTCGTGCGTGATGCCAACGGCACCTATCTGGCGGGCGAGACCAACTACTCGTCCGCAACGGGCCTCGTCACCTTCACGCCCTCCGCCGGCGGCACCTACTTCATCGAAGTAAAGGACAATGCCAGCGACATCGGCAAGTACATCGTCGCCAATCCTAGCCTCGACACCGTCTTCAACAACACGAAGACGACGAGCAGCCTGCTCGTCGGCAGAAGCTTGAGCGGTAAGATCGACGTTCAGGCGGACAGCGACTGGTACGGCTTCTCCGTCAAGGCAGGGGTTACCTACAAGTTCACCGCGAGCGGAACCGGCAGCGATGCCGCCAGCGGCCTCAAACTTGTTCTGCGCGATGCAAACGGTGATGTGATTTCCTCGGACTCGGACACGTCCGCGGTCATCGAGTTCACGGCAAGCAACACCGGAAAGGTCTTCCTCGACATCGCCGGCTACTCGTCCTCGGTCAAGGGCTCGTTCAAGATCTCCGCCGTATCCAACGACGCCCTGCTCAAGGGCACCTCGGCAGCCGATAGCATCATGGGCGGTGACAACAATACGACGATCTATGGCTATGCCGGAAATGACAAGTTGAGTGGCGGTGGCGGCAATGACGTGCTGGTCGGCGGCACTGGCGCCGATGGGCTTTCTGGTGGGACCGGCATGGACATCGCTTCGTACAAGGATGCGACGTCCGGCGTCGTGGCCAGCCTGGCAAATCCGTCGCTCAACAGCGGCGAAGCGAAGGGCGACACCTATTATTCCATCGAGGGTCTTGGCGGCTCGGCGCATGCAGACATCCTTGTCGGCGACAACGGTGCGAACCTGCTGAGTGGCGCCGCCGGCAATGACAAGCTCTATGGCGCGGGCGGGGCCGACAGGCTCTATGGTGGCTCCGGTGCGGATATTTTCATGTTCAAGAGCTACAAGGACAGCATCCTTACCGCACAGGACATGGTCTACGACTTTTCGCAAAGCCAGGGCGACAAGATCGACCTTTCTAGCATCGACGCCCGCACAACGACCGCCGGCGACCAAGCCTTCACTTTCATTGGCGAGAAGGCCTTCAGTAACAAGGCAGGCGAACTGCGCTATATCAACCAAAAGGGCGATACCTACCTTTATGGTGATATCAACGGTGACGGAAAGTTCGATCTCGCCATCCGTTTTGACAACAACATCGAGTTCACCAAGGGCGATTTCTTCCTCTGA
- a CDS encoding histidine kinase, giving the protein MASLTEAGFGLVARGDKGRERGRAEQRAAIRKLAAAYWAAVFVSTSVLWAIAGTDPVESAPGKLASIAFALLLTIGMTWLLKRTLARPLWQQAVAAFGLSLLATPISAGIDFLIYVVCVYPEPALLDPREFAFGLIFGMSLFFGWCCLYLALSYSFALAEGERRMAALREEALSAQMRALAYQVNPHFLFNTLNSMAGLIEEGANINARAMVLQLSGFLRKTLSLDPTQDIPLHEELALQSDYLAVESTRFSDRMNVVFSVDDAARSARVPPLILQPIFENAVKYGVGATRGAVEIALRAEVKDGALALTVENDVPLDMKGTLPPGMGIGLRNVADRMATHFSEGATLSSGYVRPGRFAVSLILPLVRS; this is encoded by the coding sequence ATGGCCAGTCTGACCGAGGCCGGCTTCGGTCTGGTAGCACGGGGCGACAAGGGACGAGAAAGGGGGCGGGCGGAGCAGCGCGCGGCCATTCGCAAGCTTGCCGCCGCCTATTGGGCCGCCGTATTCGTGTCGACCAGCGTGTTGTGGGCCATTGCCGGAACCGATCCGGTTGAATCGGCGCCGGGCAAGCTTGCGTCGATCGCTTTTGCGCTGTTGCTCACTATCGGGATGACCTGGTTGTTGAAACGGACGCTCGCCCGGCCCTTGTGGCAGCAGGCTGTGGCTGCCTTCGGCCTTTCCCTGCTCGCCACGCCGATTTCGGCGGGCATCGATTTCCTTATCTATGTTGTTTGCGTCTATCCGGAGCCGGCGCTTTTAGACCCGCGCGAGTTCGCCTTCGGGCTGATTTTCGGCATGTCGCTGTTCTTCGGCTGGTGCTGCCTCTATCTCGCGCTCAGCTACAGTTTTGCGCTTGCCGAAGGCGAACGCCGGATGGCGGCGCTGCGGGAGGAGGCCCTGTCGGCGCAGATGCGCGCGCTTGCCTATCAGGTCAATCCACATTTCCTGTTCAATACCCTGAATTCGATGGCCGGGCTCATCGAGGAGGGCGCCAATATCAATGCGCGCGCTATGGTGCTTCAGCTCTCCGGCTTCCTGCGCAAGACCCTGTCGCTTGATCCGACGCAGGACATTCCGCTGCACGAGGAGCTGGCCTTGCAATCGGATTATCTGGCAGTGGAAAGCACGCGCTTTTCCGATCGCATGAACGTCGTGTTCTCGGTGGATGACGCGGCGCGGAGTGCTCGTGTCCCGCCACTCATTCTTCAGCCGATCTTCGAGAATGCGGTAAAGTACGGTGTCGGTGCGACACGCGGCGCGGTGGAGATCGCGCTACGCGCCGAGGTAAAGGACGGAGCCCTTGCCCTGACGGTCGAGAATGACGTGCCCTTGGACATGAAGGGAACACTGCCGCCCGGCATGGGCATAGGGCTCAGGAATGTTGCCGACCGTATGGCAACCCATTTTTCGGAAGGCGCCACGCTTTCGAGCGGCTATGTCCGGCCGGGCCGCTTCGCTGTTTCACTGATCCTGCCGCTGGTGCGTTCATGA
- a CDS encoding amino acid ABC transporter permease: MADVQMLALAPPQPAPTAQRFGKLSAYFGTPGNTIVSLLSIAGILFIAKLAFGWLVVDAVFSGAGEACKAASGACWPFVAQKLRYMVFGFYPYEEQWRPLLALLLLFSACGFSMVPRFWSRNLLLVWIIVILPVLYILMAGGVFGLTPVATTSWGGLPLSFLLSFIGLTLAMPLGIVLALARASNLPAIRVLAVGFIEIVRGVPLISILFMATVMLPLFMPDGVTIDKLIRAQVAIILFASAYIAEIVRGGLQDVPAGQYEAGKSLGLHYWQVMRKIVLPQALKKVIPPMVGLFIGFFQDTTLVTIVGLVDFLDTVRSAIRDPEWQGIAVLEGYLVAAAVYFTFSALMGAYSRFLEKHFRTTHA; this comes from the coding sequence ATGGCCGACGTCCAAATGCTTGCTCTGGCTCCGCCGCAGCCGGCGCCGACTGCCCAGCGTTTCGGCAAACTCTCCGCCTATTTCGGCACGCCCGGCAACACGATCGTCAGTCTCCTGTCGATTGCCGGCATCCTCTTCATCGCCAAACTGGCTTTCGGCTGGCTGGTCGTCGATGCGGTGTTTTCCGGTGCGGGCGAAGCCTGCAAGGCTGCAAGTGGTGCGTGCTGGCCCTTCGTGGCGCAAAAACTGCGCTACATGGTCTTCGGCTTCTATCCCTATGAGGAGCAATGGCGGCCGCTGCTGGCCCTCCTGCTGCTCTTTAGCGCCTGCGGTTTTTCCATGGTGCCGCGTTTCTGGAGCCGGAACCTGCTCCTCGTCTGGATCATCGTCATCCTGCCGGTGCTCTATATCCTCATGGCGGGCGGCGTTTTCGGACTCACGCCGGTGGCGACGACGAGTTGGGGCGGCCTGCCGCTGTCCTTCCTGCTCTCGTTCATCGGGCTGACGCTCGCCATGCCGCTCGGCATCGTGCTGGCGCTGGCGCGCGCTTCCAACCTGCCGGCGATCCGGGTTCTGGCCGTCGGCTTCATCGAAATCGTGCGCGGCGTGCCGCTGATCAGCATTCTCTTCATGGCGACGGTCATGCTGCCGCTGTTCATGCCGGATGGCGTGACCATCGACAAATTGATCCGCGCGCAGGTGGCGATCATCCTCTTCGCCTCCGCCTACATCGCCGAAATCGTGCGCGGCGGCCTGCAGGACGTGCCGGCTGGCCAATACGAGGCCGGCAAGTCGCTCGGGCTGCACTACTGGCAGGTGATGCGCAAGATCGTGCTGCCGCAGGCGCTGAAGAAGGTCATTCCGCCGATGGTCGGCCTGTTCATCGGCTTCTTCCAGGATACGACGCTCGTCACCATCGTCGGCCTCGTCGATTTCCTCGATACCGTGCGGTCCGCCATTCGCGATCCGGAATGGCAAGGCATCGCCGTGCTCGAAGGTTACCTCGTCGCCGCCGCGGTCTACTTCACCTTCAGTGCCCTGATGGGCGCCTACAGCCGCTTCCTTGAAAAACATTTCAGGACGACCCATGCCTGA
- a CDS encoding amidohydrolase family protein — protein sequence MPDVSVIRNAHTVVVYDAASGGHAYLNDADVAFDESGFLHVGKRYDGPLAQEISGRDRMVLPGFVNVHCHSGEEPISKSLFEDQGTAALWGQAMYEYSTLIEISDDAVKAALTVMLGDLLRSGVTTFVDIAGPHECWLPTLAQSGARAYVAPGFREAAWHVENSHRLDFRWNEARGREAFARALETVDAAEAHPCGRLGGIVAPAQVETCSPELLQEAAEAARGRKVPITIHAAQTMAEHEELLRRHGLTAVQYLEKLGLLGPDLILGHCIFIDSHSWTRQRTADDLDRLADSRTSVAHCPVTFARSGMVLQSVGRYRRSGVNVALGTDSYPFNMLEEMRTALINARTAGGTVFDVSTADVFEVATLAGAKALGRSDIGRITKGAKADFSLIDLKHPGMQPVYDPLRNLLHCAAERAVAAVYVDGACVMENDRPTRVDYDGALAELQAVQDFAVRRLQANDPRGRSASELAPLSLPVLPHP from the coding sequence ATGCCTGACGTCAGCGTCATCCGAAACGCCCACACCGTCGTCGTTTACGATGCGGCGAGTGGCGGCCATGCCTATCTCAACGATGCCGACGTCGCCTTCGATGAAAGCGGTTTCCTGCACGTCGGCAAACGCTATGACGGCCCGCTCGCGCAGGAAATCTCCGGCCGCGACCGCATGGTCCTACCGGGTTTCGTCAACGTGCATTGCCATTCCGGCGAGGAGCCAATCTCGAAAAGCCTGTTCGAGGACCAAGGCACCGCCGCCCTCTGGGGCCAGGCGATGTACGAGTATTCCACACTCATCGAGATCAGCGACGACGCGGTGAAGGCGGCCCTTACCGTCATGCTCGGCGACCTGCTGCGCAGCGGCGTCACCACTTTCGTCGACATTGCCGGCCCGCACGAATGCTGGCTGCCGACGCTGGCGCAAAGCGGTGCGCGCGCCTATGTCGCTCCCGGTTTCCGCGAGGCTGCCTGGCATGTCGAAAACAGCCACCGGCTGGATTTCCGCTGGAACGAAGCGCGCGGCCGCGAGGCTTTTGCGCGCGCGCTGGAAACGGTCGATGCCGCCGAAGCGCATCCCTGCGGCCGGCTCGGCGGCATCGTCGCCCCAGCGCAGGTCGAGACCTGCTCGCCGGAGCTGTTGCAGGAGGCGGCGGAGGCTGCGCGCGGCCGCAAGGTACCGATCACCATTCATGCCGCCCAGACCATGGCCGAGCATGAGGAACTGTTGCGCCGCCACGGGCTCACCGCCGTGCAATATCTCGAAAAGCTTGGGCTTCTCGGCCCGGACCTCATCCTCGGCCATTGCATCTTTATCGACAGCCACAGCTGGACGCGCCAACGCACGGCTGACGATCTCGACCGTCTTGCCGACAGCCGGACGAGCGTTGCCCATTGCCCCGTCACTTTCGCGCGGAGCGGCATGGTGCTGCAATCGGTCGGTCGCTATCGCCGCAGCGGCGTGAACGTGGCGCTTGGCACCGACAGCTATCCCTTCAATATGCTGGAGGAGATGCGGACGGCGCTGATCAATGCCCGCACTGCCGGTGGCACGGTGTTCGACGTCTCGACGGCCGATGTCTTCGAGGTGGCGACACTCGCCGGGGCAAAGGCGCTCGGCCGCAGCGACATTGGCCGCATAACCAAGGGCGCCAAGGCGGATTTCTCGCTGATCGACCTGAAGCATCCCGGCATGCAGCCGGTCTACGATCCCTTGCGCAACCTGTTGCACTGTGCCGCCGAGCGCGCGGTCGCGGCCGTCTATGTCGATGGCGCCTGTGTCATGGAGAACGACCGGCCGACCCGCGTCGACTATGACGGTGCGCTGGCGGAATTGCAGGCGGTGCAGGACTTTGCGGTGCGTCGCCTGCAGGCGAACGATCCGCGTGGGCGATCGGCATCCGAGCTGGCGCCGCTCTCCTTGCCGGTGCTGCCGCATCCGTGA
- the bcsN gene encoding cellulose biosynthesis protein BcsN, protein MHEAGGAVDSLFLGIPIRASAKYECCMDDSAAIRFFDRGGRAFRRAALVAATAAAALAGGCAARPGVGVATQSTTVPATSALVLPAPGTLSIVNVIQRQYTNAIEQQVALSTSAATSGQNFLSIQAFGPAETVAMPGGTLAFKPVSHSAIRSEIRRYFGGRPVAISSNFVRNSYGPFGYAYGRGAGDDGCLYGWQQVRSDEAERNRMNSSGKLQIRLRVCQSGASEKDLVELMYGYTIVGGFAGKTWNPYGTPASVDRQIGGGEPLRVAVEDRKVPVAVRVETPQRSVRERRLPEEKPVRAVDTIDTDKAVLVPSPSGGTAVTGDEAVVVPSPVCVADASGSATCN, encoded by the coding sequence TTGCATGAAGCTGGTGGCGCCGTAGACTCGTTATTTCTGGGCATTCCTATTCGCGCCAGTGCGAAATATGAGTGCTGTATGGATGATTCGGCGGCGATTCGTTTTTTTGATCGTGGCGGCAGGGCGTTCCGTAGGGCGGCCCTTGTTGCAGCGACCGCGGCAGCGGCATTGGCCGGCGGCTGTGCAGCACGGCCGGGTGTCGGCGTTGCGACACAGTCCACGACGGTTCCGGCTACCAGCGCCCTGGTGCTTCCCGCGCCGGGGACGCTGTCGATCGTCAACGTGATCCAGCGCCAATACACCAACGCGATCGAGCAGCAGGTCGCGCTTTCCACGTCGGCGGCGACATCGGGGCAGAATTTCCTGAGCATCCAGGCCTTCGGCCCGGCGGAGACGGTGGCGATGCCGGGCGGTACGCTTGCCTTCAAACCGGTCTCGCATTCGGCGATCCGGTCGGAAATCCGGCGCTATTTCGGGGGGCGTCCGGTTGCGATCTCGTCCAATTTCGTGCGCAACAGCTACGGACCGTTCGGCTATGCCTACGGGCGCGGGGCCGGCGATGACGGCTGCCTCTACGGCTGGCAGCAGGTCCGCTCGGACGAGGCGGAACGCAACCGGATGAACAGTTCCGGGAAACTTCAGATTCGTCTGAGGGTCTGCCAGTCGGGCGCTTCGGAAAAAGACCTGGTCGAACTGATGTATGGCTACACCATCGTCGGCGGCTTTGCCGGCAAGACCTGGAACCCCTATGGCACGCCGGCTTCAGTCGATCGCCAGATCGGCGGCGGAGAACCGCTGCGGGTTGCTGTCGAGGACCGCAAGGTTCCGGTCGCCGTGCGCGTGGAGACGCCGCAGCGCAGTGTCAGGGAACGGCGGTTGCCGGAAGAAAAGCCTGTGCGGGCGGTGGACACAATCGATACGGACAAGGCCGTTCTGGTTCCCTCGCCATCCGGCGGCACAGCAGTGACGGGGGATGAAGCAGTGGTCGTGCCGTCACCCGTTTGTGTTGCTGATGCATCCGGATCGGCAACCTGTAATTGA
- a CDS encoding response regulator, translating to MTMAPVYLVDDDEGVRSALSLLLGTYGIRIETFGDPTAFLARAPKLKPGVLLLDLRMPAITGLQLHEKLGAIGCDWPTIICTGHGDVHACRRAFKAGVVDFLTKPIDEQVLIEALQQASSALDQQAERAEAAQLVAQLTDREREVLDMVGRGWSTREIAETLQLSPRTVDTHRANIAQKLGTTSVAEFARLALIGQAP from the coding sequence ATGACGATGGCGCCGGTCTATCTGGTCGATGACGACGAGGGGGTGCGCAGCGCATTGTCGCTGTTGCTCGGCACCTACGGCATTCGCATCGAAACGTTCGGCGATCCAACCGCTTTTCTGGCGCGGGCGCCGAAACTCAAGCCGGGGGTGCTTCTTTTGGATCTGCGCATGCCGGCGATCACCGGCTTGCAATTGCATGAAAAGCTCGGCGCGATCGGCTGCGACTGGCCGACGATCATCTGCACGGGGCATGGCGACGTGCACGCCTGTCGCCGGGCGTTCAAGGCGGGCGTCGTCGACTTCCTGACGAAGCCGATCGACGAGCAGGTGCTGATCGAGGCGCTGCAACAGGCCTCTAGCGCGCTGGATCAGCAAGCGGAGCGGGCGGAGGCGGCGCAACTCGTTGCCCAGCTTACCGATCGCGAACGCGAGGTGCTGGACATGGTCGGGCGCGGCTGGTCGACACGGGAAATTGCCGAAACGCTGCAGCTCTCGCCCCGTACAGTGGATACGCACCGGGCGAACATCGCCCAGAAACTCGGCACGACCTCGGTGGCGGAGTTCGCGCGGCTCGCGCTCATCGGGCAGGCTCCGTAG
- a CDS encoding heme-binding protein yields MKTFVATAFAALALAGAAQADVLTERNMPLDIAVEAADAAVKACAAKKFNVTVAVVDRAGVTRVVLRADRAGPHTLDSAVRKAFTAASFRTPTQKIAENVGKNPAAAQLVSIEGLLVLAGGVPVKAGEETIGAIGVGGAPSGDIDDECARAGIDAVSAKLK; encoded by the coding sequence ATGAAGACGTTCGTTGCCACTGCCTTTGCCGCTCTCGCCCTTGCCGGCGCTGCCCAGGCTGACGTTCTCACCGAGCGCAACATGCCGCTCGACATCGCAGTCGAAGCCGCTGACGCTGCCGTCAAGGCTTGTGCCGCCAAGAAATTCAACGTGACGGTCGCTGTCGTCGACCGCGCCGGCGTCACCCGCGTCGTTCTGCGCGCTGACCGCGCCGGCCCGCATACCCTCGACAGCGCCGTCCGCAAGGCGTTCACGGCCGCTTCCTTCCGCACGCCGACCCAGAAGATCGCTGAAAACGTCGGCAAGAACCCGGCTGCTGCCCAGCTCGTGTCGATCGAAGGCCTGCTCGTCCTCGCCGGCGGTGTTCCGGTAAAGGCCGGTGAAGAAACCATCGGCGCCATCGGCGTCGGCGGCGCACCGAGCGGCGACATCGACGACGAATGCGCCCGCGCCGGCATCGACGCCGTCAGCGCCAAGCTGAAGTAA